The DNA sequence TTGTCAGTTGCTGAGCAATTTGCCGTAGAAATAAGAGGCTGTTTTTGAAAGAAATTATGATTCATTTTATAGGCTTCTCGCCGCAAATGATTCCGGCCGTAACCCGGGACCGGCTGGATTGTGTAAATGCCTTAGTTTCTCGCGAGTGAGGCCCGGGTGAGGCATCTGTCTCCATGTCGCGGCTAGACGCTCCCTCCACCATGACCCTCCACGGCTGATCCCACGCTCACAATCTATGGCGAACAACAGCCATGCCGGGCCCGAAGGCAGCGACAATCTGAGCCACAGCGCGTCTCCTCTCGCCACCTTCATCATGCTCACCTCGCTAGGCTTCATCATTGGGGTCGGCGTCCTGGGcaaccttctcatctccttcctcctgGTCAAAGACAAGAGCCTACACCGGGCTCCCTACTACTTCTTGCTGGATCTCTGCTCCTCCGACATTATCCGCTCGGCCGTCTGCTTCCCCTTTGTCTTCCTCTCGGTCAGGAACGGCTCGGCCTGGTCTTACGGGGCCTTAAGCTGCAAAGTGATCGCATTTGTTGGTGTCCTCTCGTGTTTCCACGCCGTCTTCATGCTCTTCTGTGTGAGTGTCACCCGTTACATTGCCATCGCCCACCACCGCTTCTACTCCAAGCGCTTGACCTTCTGGACCTGCCTGGCCATCATCTGCATGGTGTGGACCCTCTCGGTGGCCATGGCTTTCCCGCCCGTCTTTGATGTGGGGACCTACACCTTCATCCGTGAGGAAGCGCAGTGTACCTTCGAGCACAGGTACTTCAAAGTGAACGACTCGCTGGGTTTCATGCTCATGTTCGTGGTCATTGTCCTGGCCACTCACATCGTCTATCTCAAGTTGATCTTCTTTGTGTATGACCGGCGCAAGATGAAGCCGGTGCAGCTGGTGCCAGCGGTCAGTCAGAACTGGACCTTCCACGGCCCCGGAGCCACCGGTCAAGCCGCTGCCAACTGGATCGCCGGCTTTGGCCGCggccccaccccacccactctgCTGGGAATCAGACAGAACCCACAGGGCCAGACCACACGGAGGCGGCTGCTCGTCATGGACGAGTTCAAGACGGAGAAAAGAATTGGCAGGATGTTCTACCTGATCACCTTCTGCTTCGTGGCTCTATGGTGCCCATACCTGGTGGCATGTTACTGGCGAGTCTTTGTCAAAGGTCCCGCCGTTCCCCGTGGCTACATGACGGCCGCCGTGTGGATGACTTTTGCCCAAGCCGGGGTCAATCCGTTCATCTGTATCTTCTCCAACAGGGAGCTCAGGCGTTGTTTCAGCAACAACATCCTTTACTGTCGAAAGTCCAGGTTACCGAGGGAACCTTACTGCGTTATATGAGCACCTGAGACTCAAATGGACGGAAATTTGTTTTACCCGAGTTTTATCAAGCAACATAAAACAGTAATTGTCGGGGCCAGCGGCTCTGGCCTTGTGTTCTGGCGAGGGCGAGTTACAAAGAATGACCATAACCTTTGCAGAATgttctttaatttattttctctatCTCTGTGTTAATGTTCAACGTATTTCAATACAGTTTACCTAAAGAAAATAATACTATTATCATGTCATCTGCACGTTAATTTATACCAAGTTTTGTTTTTGAAATAACCAATGCAAAAATCATCTAATCTTAGAATATATATTGactcattttatatattttttaaagatgtTTACATTCATTGAGCAGACGAAACATGTTTACATTATTTGACTTCATTAAAAGTGACAATAACTTCATCAATTGACTGGTGGGCATGCATGGCCGGGTAAATGTTTGAAAATGTACAAATAATTCCCTCATCTCTTTAAATCTACACTGAACCCAAACTTGTACAAGGTACAGGCACCCTGCCCAAGGCCTGTAATTACATTACATATATTGTTAGACTGTGGTCTTGCCCACAGCAGAACAAGTTGGTTTCAAACTTTGCACAATCTGTGAAATATTTATTCTGTGGATGCATATTGTTTACAAGATTTTTTTCTTTCCAATTGATCAGTTCTGTTGTTTGTGTTTCACTGTGATATTGTTCTATAACCATTTTCTCTCACAAGGTGATACAGCTTGTACCATTTCCTTactgttggggtggggggaggggtggaatgtGTGTGAATTGAAGTAAATCACATCCAGCAAAATCATCAACACTTTGGAAATAAAATGTACATCATATTATACAGTTATCAATTCGCAGAAGTCCAACTGCTCTTTCTTGAAGATAATTGTTTTTGCAAATATGCGCAGAATTTCAACATTATGATTCTTTATAAGTTTGAAAGAGTCAACATCTGACAGAGTAAATGAATAATTGATGGAAACCACAAGATTGATTGAAGGCGTAACACCAAAGAATTCCTGGGCACTTTATTGTAATTTTCAAATGTGTAACATACTTTGTACTTATCCAGTAGATGAATATAAAATAATTTATCAAGGAAAATTCAGAGAGAAAATTGTGAAATAGCTTATGGATGTTGTATGTGTAACAGCAATTGTGAAACTAATGGAATTAGTGTCACTTACAGAGCCATATAATTAATGATCTTTTAATGGAGAATGTTTAggtttttctttctttatttcatcTATCAGATTGTCTGCTTCATTTTGGTTTCTTATTTTAATTTACCTTTTTTACATGTTCTTCTTTTTAACTTGCTTTGaaacatttttcattcattttctcGTTTCTACTTTGTTCTGCATGCATGTAAACATTTTATATGCCTTCATAATATGTTTAAATTCCTATTTCGATTTTAAAACCCTGCTTTGTGCACTAGTTTTACGCCTTTCCATAAAACTAATCAGTAAAATTGGATGCCTTTATTCTTAATGTCATTTATGTAACTATTTTTCAGGAAACATCAAGCTATCACAGCTACTGAGGGCTCCAGTGAATAACAAAAACTTCacctacaataaaaaaaaaacacaatactaaATGTAATTCAAATAAATTGCCTTTATATCAAATTTTCTTCATTTTCCAGTCAAACTGGACAGTCTGGATATGGTCATGCAGTATAGATTATTTGTATCACTATGGTGGCAGAATGGAAGAGGGGGATAGTTCTGGTCTTGGCTGCATCCTAGCTTGCTGGGTTCTGAGTTGCTTATCTCAGGTAGGTTGCCACAGCACCAAAGAAGGAAAGGGGAAATCTAAAACAGTAATTAACAGCAGTGAGTGGTACCCAAGTCCTGACAAAGTCATTGTCAGTAGCCAATGTTAATTACTAAAATATTTGAAACTTTAACTTTCTGAAAGCAGCTTTAAAAAAGAGCTTAGACAGCAAAGAAGCTGTGGAAACATTTCCCTTGTTTTAATGAAATGCACTATAGTCCAAATGTCTGTTAGGCGAGTTGTTAATTTACTGTCAGCATTATAAGTTAAGTATCATGCCCTTTCAGTGACCTGAGCACATTGATCCAATTAGATATAGATACACAAGTATCTGTAGATTGTTACATTTTTTTGAAAAAGTTTGCTGGGGTTAGAGAATAAttgaatgctggaaacacttttATTGAATTTAGCACATGGGTAGTAAAAagtcatttaaccatataaccatataacatataacaattacagcacggaaacaggccatctcggccctacaagtccgtgccgaacaacttttttctcttagtcccacctgcctgcactcataccataacccttctcatccatatgcctatccaatttatttttaaatgataccaacgaacctgcctccaccacttccactggaagctcattccacaccgctaccactctctgagtaaagaagttccccctcatgttacccctaaacttctgtcccttaattctgaagtcatgtcctcttgtttgaatcttccctattctcaaagggaaaagcttgtccacatcaactctgtctatccctctttaACCCTTACTTAATTCACAAGTAGCAACTTAACCTGCATTTACAATTTAAAGATAGAACGCAATGTTTTCTTTTTCAATTATGAGTTAAATGTTGTTGGATTTGATTGCCATACAATTACTTTTCTTGTCTTGGACAAAGCCCAGGAAGCAGGCCTTGATATTTCACTGATAATGTGAAGGCAAAAATGGCAGATtatatggatgctgcctgtggcCTGACATACACTTTATATTTTATGGTATATTGTGATCACAATTAATTATCAACAGTTATGAATTGTTCCTTCATGAAAACAGTTTGTCACTGTAATTCTTAGTCGACACCTTTCAATCATCACAACATGACAAATTACATTGTTTTACTTTTTACTGTAAGGTGCTGGAGCGGAAATTGCTGCTGATAGATCATCTAATGAATACCAGGGCCACTGTGGCTGCAAATGAATAATTCAGAATGCAACCTTTAAACCCTGCTCAACAAATAATTTTTAAATCCTTTGTTCATGATATCAACATGTGTTCTAAAAGTGCTGTAAAATATGAagatattttaatgttttttacatctgtattttatgttttctttcaggaaaataaaaatagaaaatgctggaaataatcagcacGTGTGAATGGTGTAAAAGAGAATGTTTTTGATAAATTGTACTGTAACAAAACCAGGAATAGTTAGAGATACACAGGTTTTAAGATGTGGAAAAGGGAGGAAACAGAGAGAATTGGTTCTCCGCCCTTGGATTCCTGTCTATTCTTTCACTTGGTTCCATTTGTGGTTTGTCTGTGATCAGTTATTTACCAAAACTTACCTCCACAGCTACATCTCATGtgtaaggattagagggatatggatcatgtacaggcagatgagatcagtttaacttggcattgtgttcagcaaagacattatgcaccaaagagcctgttcctgtgtagACATCTACAATATATTCATTGTTTCTTACATGTTGTTGTCCAAACCTCCTGAAGTGCATGTTTCATGCATGGTCTTGGCATCCCTTTGATACACATTGGCTCTCCCTTTCTCACAGCTGTCCTTATCTGTCATCTTGTGGCAATGTGCTTTACCAAACATCCTCTCCCTTGCTGCTCTCTACATCAAGAGCCTGTGTATCTGCAGCTGTTCTCGGTTGACATTAAAGGTCATTAAACTAAAACATTCGCTATTGTTTCTTTAAGAAAAATAGTTCTCATCAGAGGTTTGGCAGCTTTTATAATGTTTCGTTAAAACTGAGCTATGCAAGTTCATTAATTTCTGCAATGTGATAATATTTTAGGGAAttataaacaaaaactaaaaaataaGCCAAAGTTTTTAATTGTATTGTTATTGGAAATGGCAAAGCCCATCAGAGGGATAAAGATGAATTAAACATTGCTGGTGGATCTGTCTCAAGCTGAAGCATTGAAATCCAACATTCTGTGAATTATGATAATCAAAATCTATAATTTTAAATGACAATTGCAGTTGGTtaatatttaatcttttcccactGTCCCCTTCATTTGGGGAAGTACATGCAAAATCAAAATATCAAAGCTATCAATTTCCTCACAGAAGAAATCTCAGTCCTTTTCTGCACAGCCAACTGATTTGGCTAAAGAGCATTCCCATCAGCTTCAGCTGATTGAACCAAATTAGTTGGGTTGAAGAAAGGACTGACATTTTTCCTCAGTACAGAAAGTGATAACTTTGATATTATGATATTGTATCTATTTAGATAATCGGGACTTATCTAATATCAGACACTTCCAGCTTTATTTCACTTTGCATTCAATGAAACAGTTATAAACTATATCTTTGCAGGTTGACTCATTCTGAGTCTCatcttcccttcaccttgaaattGCATTTCAGAAGTAACAAAACTTTACTAAGATTTCATTGTACACCAGTTGCTCGGGAATATTCCAAAAATATGAAAGATGCTATAAAATGGAAATTAATTTCTTTCTATTTTCAATGAAAAACATAATTATTTCATGGTGGTATCATGCCACATCTGTACAGGTATCATGCCACATCTGTACAGGTACAGGTATCATGCCACATCTGTACAGGTATCATGCCACATCTGTACAGCTTTCATGGTGGTACCATGCCACATCTGTACAGCTCTCTGTTACCAACACCAGTGGCAATTTATGCTCTTTTAGCTTAGGTCCATGGTGCATCATTCCCTCTTCCTCCATCAGAGCTCCTAACCACTGAAGTCAATCCTCTTGAAATAAGGCACTTTGAACATTTGTTTcccatctttaaatctccacgacaataTTTTTTAAGATCTCATTTTTCATCATTACTCATAATTCTTGGACTACCATTCTTAACAGTAATCACTCTCGAGTCAGAAATGCCACTTACTTTGATATAAATACAACCTGTAGCTTCCTTAAACAGCTACACTGATTTCCCAGCATAAGAGGTTCAGGTCATGTTTACAGAACATTATTGAAAACATATATGCAACACAATATTTTATTGCTTAACCTTTTTGTTGCCCCAATACTGAGAATATGCTTAATTATTCCCAAAACCTTAAAATTATAGGGTAGCCCCCTCTATCCTGCCAACTGCCTTCATCATTTCCAACTCTTCGAACAGTCTGATTTAAAGGCTAAAATTGTTAAATTACAAGAAAAGTTTGAATAGTCTAAGGTTGTATTTCAATTAGTATTAAGaattaatcagattcagattcaattttaattgtcattgtcagtgtacagtacagagacaatgaaatgcattaatggaGATCTAATTGAGGTATTTAAGATTATTAAACAAGCTAATAGTCGTAGTTCCCTTTCCACACCATTTATCTGATGTTGGGAGTTCAAAAAGTTAGAATTGTATGGTTCAAGTGGCAGGACTTGATACATTGACAGTGGCAATCCAGAGCTCCAAAATGTGTTTGGGCTGGCAGTCAATTGAAAATATCAAAACTGATATTGATTCATTTTTgtaaggtaaatatatttagttaTGGACCCACAACATTTTTGCTATGATACAGATCAGATATATTTCTAGTGCATAGTGCAACAAATGTGATGGACTCAATTGTATACTTCTGACATTATGTTCTTCTGCCTCTTTAACTTGAAATAGATAATATGTTCACTTGGTCCTTCATCGCAGTTCATTTCTTTTGTTGGAGATTCCACTTAATTTACTCATTTACACTTACTCTGCCTTTCATCTACCATTTTTACATCCATTATATGCTGTATGTTACTAAATGTGAACACGATGCTGTGGTCCTGCCTTTTAGCTGATTCTATCATGTAGTTTTCTGCTTTCCTCACTAATCCTGTACACTGCCTAAACTGGTACTTTCTGCGAAAGCTTCTTATTTCATCCAGAGATGATGACATGGTAATAGAGTGAATGTGTCCATTTAGTTAAGAACTTGGATGACAAGCCAATATAGTTAttttgcaggtacacaaaaatgctggagaaactcagcgggtgcagcagcatctatggagcgaaggaaataggtgatgttttgggccaaaccCCCTATTTTGCAACTGTAGTTATAATATGAAAGGAAAAATGTAACTACTATGCAACTAATGGATATGATACGTCTGTCTGTTTTGTTAATATTCATGTGCCATAGTTTGTGTTGagttaaatcaagtcaagtcaagtcaagtcaagtttatttgtcacatacacatacgagatgtgcagtgaaatgaaagtggcaatgctcgcggacttttgtgcaaaagacaaacaacaaaacaaccaaacaaattataaacacaatcataacacacaaccGATATTAATAAAACTGAACTATAGTTTGGATGGAATCAAAAAGTCATTCCATATATGCTTAACTGATGTTATTATTGATCTTACTCCAGGTCAGTATCCACCTATGTTGTTTACCAAATTAATCAAGCTAAAATATTGATAACCAAATAGTTAAGTGACTAAGGACTTTTGGCCAAGATCAACTTGTAAGTCAATTATCGTGCTTTGAATCATGCAAGATCTGAGTCTGGATAAAGAAATCTGTCATTTATTACAATTAATGGATGATGAttaattttaatacatcaaattaatTTCAGGCCTAattaatacaaaaataaatgatgATATATGCATAATTCATTTTCATGAAACCATCAGGTTTCAAtatatactcagcgggtgcagcagcatctatggagcgaaggaaataggcaacatttcgggccgaaacccttcttcagaataggcccgaaacgttgcctatttccttcgctccatagatgctgctgcacccgctgagtttctccagcttttttgtgtaccttcgaatttccagcatctgcagttccttcttaaacattcaatatATACTCCATGGAGCAGCAATTGAACTCTTGGCACTGATGTATAAATCGTGCATGTCTTGATCATTGCACATTAAATTCTACATAGTTCAATGGCAGTAAATGTGCCTAAATGTGTACAACTGATAAATTCATGAACGGTTTTTGATAAAAGACACATTTCTCATCTGAAACATTGATTAGATCTTTCAGATTCTAATCCATACAAAATTGTATTTCCATTTGCAACACACTAACATTTGATTTCTGTTTTTAGGTTTTAAGTTCCAAATTAATCATCCTTCAAAATATGCACTTTAATGTAACTTCTGTAAAAGTATATTTCTGCAAATGTTtactttaaaatgtttaaatgtaGATGAAGAGAAATTTTAAAAATATAGAATTTTGTTCCGTTTCCACTactctgaaaataaaataaaatatagtttTTTCTTGGAGTTTTTTTTTGTGTCATCACTGTGTGACAACGTgattgaataaaataaaaaagtatCAACTCCCCATTATTTCTCTATTAGCTTCCAAAGCCACAGCCAAGTTTCTTTGTGATGAAACAAGGAGCATTCAGAAGCGGGTGACTCTGCTCTTTCAAATCTCTTCCAACTCACTATTCCACAAATCTTCTCTCATCATGGCATATTCATTCCTTTCCCATCACACAATCGTCCATGATAATCAGCACCATCTTTATCATATTCAATCCTCTTCTAATCACTAATTTAAATCCATGCATGCTTTGACTCTGCTATCGACCTGTGCTTGCTTCTCAATGGGATAAGGGAGCATGAAACAGTGTGTGGGGGCAGGGTATCTGACACAGCCCTCCAGTCATCACCACTAATGTTTACACTAGTACCACGACCACAAACAGGGAAACGCCCTTGGAGATCACACCATTAGCCGGGTAAAAATCTGCCTCATCTGGCTTCTTAGATAAAACATTCACTTGCCTGGATCAGGTGTCTGCAATAAAGTTATGAAGCTAGTAATTGAAATCTTAGCCTTTTATTACCTTGATAATGGCAGTTCAAATCTTTCATCTCCCACAGATCCACGAGCCTTTCAATAAGAGGATGGTGATGAAGACTCTTCCAAGGCAGTCTTTACTCTGAAGCCGACTCATCGGAGGCCGCATGCTCATTCTTTAGCACAGGCTTTCGCACCTTATCTAtcttctatcatatcatatctatctgtctatttatatacttttaaaactgtgtgggtgtgtgtcattttgcctttgaaatgtatttcctcgaaaaccagatgcaaaaacgcagagattttgACATATTTCGGTTGAGATttcttatgatttcagaaatacactcctctctaaatttgttcaattatttccccagatttttaataaagttgttcacaaactcactttaaaaaaaaaatcgccgcttgccagctgctgacatcataatgcccacatgcccaccaatcgtGGCCCCCCCTGCCgctgtggattaatgcagctgctgtccaCGCGCATGCAGAGTTTTCCGCGAGATACGTTCTTCTTCCcccaacctctccccctcccttcccacccccttcccttcccccctcccagcccccctctcctcccttctctatctcccctcctccccccctcacccaccctcgctctcctcttcttcccctccacctcccccaccctccctcccctaaaccctcttcccctccacctctcccctatcccactccctccccccccccctccacctcccttttcccccaccgctcccccctcccttcaccccctctcccatttcccttcccccccccctctctcagcccctctctctctctcctcccccctctctctcctcccctctctctctcctccctctctccatctctctctctcacccctcctcccccaccctcacccctcccctaccccctcccctctacccccctttccctttctctctttctctctgtctctccccattctctccccaacCCGACATGCTaacagtgaaatttttacatattccgatagatttacctcatgatctcaaaaatcacctcatctgaaaatttgattcattatttctccagatgttttactaaaattgttcaccaatctgagatattttttgaagttaacgagctgatgatgtcacaatggctctgttACTCGTGGCAAGctgcctgctgggcactgttttccagGAGTGACGTCACCACCCTCCCCAAGCAAGTGGGCTATGTTCTGCAGGTACCGAGGGCTTACGAAGGCGCTTCCAAGACTTTCCGAGCACTTCCGAGGTTGACACGCGCTAGCCTCGGCTCGGCTTTCCCGAGAATTCCCGAGAGCTGCCGAGAGCTTTTTACTAGAGTCGGGCCCTGGACTACTCAattcaaattaaatttaaaaactttattggcatgataaaaaaacattgttatattgccaaagtataaaacatgacacacatgtttaaaatgcataagtataaatacaagtatatagtgcatggatagatatgtccctgtacataaactcgcaataggcctatagccctttattgattgctacacgttcttgcagctgtaagcagttcAAACTTGGACATTATGGGATGTTAATTCTGACAGATCATAATGACAAGACCAACTTAATATgcccttttcatagaaacatagacacagaaacatagaaaataggtgcaggagtaggccattcggcccttcgagcctgcaccgccattcaatatgatcatggctaatcatccaactcagtatcctgtacctgtcttctctccataccccctgatacctttagccacaagggccacatctaactccttcttaaatatagccaatgaactggcctcaactaccttctgtggcagagaattccagagattcaccactctcatgtgaaaaatgtttttctcacagataatgtttttcataagtgacaggagccgaattaggccattcagcccatcaagtctactccgccattcaatcatggttgatctatctctccctcataaccccattctgcattctccacatagaaacatagacatagaaacatagaaaataggtgcaggagtaggccattcggcccttcgagcctgcaccgccattcaatatgatcatggctgatcatccaactcagtatcctgtacctgccttttaatgaatgaaagaatttgtttattgtcattgcaaggAAATTCCATttcatctcctccggttaaaaaaaaaaaaaaatacaaacacgacaaccatcgacacatatgtacacttattagtaaaataataaataagtatttaaaaataatttaaaataatttggcggcatttcttggaattacattttgcttccccagtgttctctgttggaattaagttcttttatcgcacatgggtagaaactgttttttagtcagagacctgaatcgcctcccagagggtagcagagtgaaaaggtggttggcagggtgggatgtgtcctgcttgatatttgtggcctggtgcaagcatcgggccctacatatatcatccaaggagggcagttgagcgtttgtaatgctctgtgcaatTATTATAAttctctgcagcgccctcctctcaaccatagtacagctagcaaaccacaccaggattccaaaggagaggatactttccacggcgcatcggtagaaggacagcagcagccttctctccata is a window from the Leucoraja erinacea ecotype New England chromosome 19, Leri_hhj_1, whole genome shotgun sequence genome containing:
- the gpr85 gene encoding probable G protein-coupled receptor 85, encoding MANNSHAGPEGSDNLSHSASPLATFIMLTSLGFIIGVGVLGNLLISFLLVKDKSLHRAPYYFLLDLCSSDIIRSAVCFPFVFLSVRNGSAWSYGALSCKVIAFVGVLSCFHAVFMLFCVSVTRYIAIAHHRFYSKRLTFWTCLAIICMVWTLSVAMAFPPVFDVGTYTFIREEAQCTFEHRYFKVNDSLGFMLMFVVIVLATHIVYLKLIFFVYDRRKMKPVQLVPAVSQNWTFHGPGATGQAAANWIAGFGRGPTPPTLLGIRQNPQGQTTRRRLLVMDEFKTEKRIGRMFYLITFCFVALWCPYLVACYWRVFVKGPAVPRGYMTAAVWMTFAQAGVNPFICIFSNRELRRCFSNNILYCRKSRLPREPYCVI